Proteins encoded by one window of Streptomyces uncialis:
- a CDS encoding MerR family transcriptional regulator, whose product MRLAELSARSGVPTATIKYYLREGLLPAGRRISATQAAYDDVHLRRLRLVRAMIQVGRVPVATVREVLAAVDDDSLDHHMRLGAAVWALPHELGGTDVTADDDGAEVTEAARGAVDALLDRLDWPFARLAGADSPAYRTLVGALVRLAQLGYPWDIDHLTPYGRLAERLAVADLDMVQGYGPADEQVEAAIAVTVLYEPVLLSLRRLADGEESYRRFGEQEHAPGDDAPEADG is encoded by the coding sequence ATGAGGCTCGCGGAGCTGAGCGCGCGCAGCGGGGTCCCGACCGCGACGATCAAGTACTACCTGCGCGAGGGACTGCTTCCGGCGGGCCGCCGGATCAGCGCGACCCAGGCCGCGTACGACGACGTCCATCTGCGCCGGCTGCGGCTGGTACGGGCGATGATCCAGGTCGGACGGGTCCCGGTGGCGACGGTCCGGGAGGTGCTCGCGGCGGTGGACGACGACTCGCTGGACCACCACATGCGGCTGGGCGCGGCGGTGTGGGCGCTCCCCCATGAGCTCGGCGGGACGGATGTGACGGCGGACGACGACGGTGCGGAGGTGACCGAGGCGGCCCGTGGCGCGGTGGACGCGCTGCTGGACCGGCTCGACTGGCCGTTCGCCCGGCTGGCGGGCGCGGATTCCCCGGCGTACCGGACGCTGGTCGGCGCGCTGGTACGGCTGGCGCAGCTCGGATACCCGTGGGACATCGACCACTTGACGCCGTACGGCCGGCTCGCGGAGCGGCTGGCGGTGGCCGATCTGGACATGGTGCAGGGGTACGGCCCGGCGGACGAGCAGGTGGAGGCGGCGATCGCGGTGACGGTGCTCTACGAGCCGGTGCTGCTGAGCCTGCGACGGCTCGCGGACGGCGAGGAGTCGTACCGCCGCTTCGGCGAGCAGGAGCACGCACCGGGGGACGACGCCCCCGAGGCGGACGGCTGA
- a CDS encoding HAD family hydrolase, with protein sequence MSIRAVVWDIDDTIFDYTTADRAGMRSHLRAEGLLERYGTAERALALWREVTNAQWRRFEAGGVSFEDQRRDRVRIFLDAPLTDAQADDWFHRYVAYYQDAWALFPDVLPALDALAGSHRHAVLSNSSLRNQDHKLRVLGVHDRFESVLCAAELGIAKPAAEAFHAACDALRLPAHEVAYVGDQPEIDAVGAEAAGLFSVWLDRGLWTAEVPPGLRRITSLAELPALLRADTRFGAPSTFG encoded by the coding sequence ATGAGCATCCGCGCCGTGGTGTGGGACATCGACGACACGATCTTCGACTACACCACGGCGGACCGCGCCGGGATGCGGAGTCATCTGAGAGCCGAGGGCCTGCTGGAGCGGTACGGGACCGCCGAGCGGGCCCTCGCGCTGTGGCGGGAGGTCACGAACGCCCAGTGGCGGCGGTTCGAGGCGGGCGGGGTGTCCTTCGAGGACCAGCGCCGGGACCGCGTCCGGATCTTTCTCGACGCCCCGCTCACCGACGCGCAGGCGGACGACTGGTTCCACCGGTACGTGGCCTACTACCAGGACGCCTGGGCCCTCTTCCCGGACGTCCTGCCCGCCCTGGACGCCCTGGCCGGCAGCCACCGGCACGCGGTGCTGTCGAACTCCTCCCTGCGCAACCAGGACCACAAACTGCGGGTCCTCGGCGTCCACGACCGCTTCGAGTCGGTGCTGTGCGCCGCCGAGCTGGGCATCGCCAAACCCGCCGCCGAGGCGTTCCACGCCGCGTGTGACGCTCTGCGACTGCCCGCCCACGAAGTGGCGTACGTGGGTGATCAGCCGGAGATCGACGCCGTGGGCGCGGAGGCCGCCGGGCTCTTCTCCGTATGGCTCGATCGCGGGCTGTGGACGGCGGAGGTCCCGCCGGGGCTGCGCCGGATCACCTCGCTCGCCGAACTCCCCGCGCTGCTCCGCGCGGATACCCGTTTTGGAGCGCCGTCCACCTTCGGGTAA
- the gltX gene encoding glutamate--tRNA ligase, with translation MVNGPVRVRFCPSPTGNPHVGLVRTALFNWAYARHEKGTLVLRIEDTDAARDSEESYEQLLDSLRWLGLDWDEGPEVGGPHTPYRQSQRMDIYADVADKLRAAGHAYPCYCTTEELDARRDAARAAGKPSGYDGHCRDLTDERKAAYEAEGRTPITRFRMPDGPITFTDLVRGELTFTPENVPDYGIVRANGAPLYTLVNPVDDALMGITHVLRGEDLLSSTPRQIALYQALIGLGLAEAVPAFGHLPYVMGEGNKKLSKRDPQSSLNLYRERGFLPEGLLNYLSLLGWSFSADQDVFSIDQMVAAFDIADVNANPARFDLKKAESINADHIRLLDVKTFAEACEPWLRAPHAPWAPEDFDRTAWEAIAPHAQTRLTVLSDITANVDFLFLKEPVADEASWQKAMKEGSDALLRTARAKLADADWSSPESLKGAVLAAGEEHGLKLGKAQAPVRVAVTGRTVGLPLFESLEVLGKDRALARIDAALVKLAG, from the coding sequence GTGGTTAACGGACCCGTCCGTGTACGTTTCTGTCCCTCGCCGACCGGCAACCCCCATGTGGGCCTGGTCCGCACCGCCCTCTTCAACTGGGCGTACGCCCGGCACGAGAAGGGCACCCTCGTCCTGCGCATCGAGGACACCGACGCGGCCCGAGACTCGGAGGAGTCGTACGAGCAGCTCCTCGACTCGCTGCGCTGGCTCGGGCTCGACTGGGACGAGGGCCCCGAGGTCGGCGGTCCGCACACCCCGTACCGGCAGTCGCAGCGCATGGACATCTACGCCGACGTCGCGGACAAGCTCCGCGCGGCCGGTCACGCGTACCCCTGCTACTGCACCACCGAGGAGCTGGACGCGCGCCGCGACGCCGCCCGCGCCGCCGGCAAGCCCTCCGGGTACGACGGCCACTGCCGTGACCTCACCGATGAGCGGAAGGCCGCGTACGAGGCCGAGGGCCGTACCCCGATCACCCGGTTCCGGATGCCGGACGGGCCGATCACCTTCACGGACCTGGTCCGCGGCGAACTGACCTTCACCCCGGAGAACGTCCCGGACTACGGCATCGTCCGTGCCAACGGCGCCCCCCTGTACACGCTCGTCAACCCCGTCGACGACGCCCTCATGGGGATCACCCACGTGCTGCGCGGCGAGGACCTGCTGTCCTCCACCCCCCGCCAGATCGCGCTCTACCAGGCGCTCATCGGACTGGGCCTGGCCGAGGCCGTCCCCGCGTTCGGGCACCTGCCGTACGTGATGGGCGAGGGCAACAAGAAGCTGTCCAAGCGTGACCCGCAGTCCTCGCTCAACCTCTACCGTGAGCGCGGCTTCCTGCCCGAGGGACTGCTCAACTACCTCTCGCTGCTCGGCTGGTCCTTCTCCGCCGACCAGGACGTCTTCTCCATCGACCAGATGGTCGCGGCCTTCGACATCGCCGACGTGAACGCCAACCCGGCGCGCTTCGACCTCAAGAAGGCCGAGTCCATCAACGCCGACCACATCCGGCTGCTCGATGTGAAGACCTTCGCCGAGGCCTGCGAACCGTGGCTGCGCGCGCCGCACGCCCCCTGGGCGCCCGAGGACTTCGACCGGACCGCGTGGGAGGCCATCGCCCCGCATGCCCAGACCCGGCTCACCGTCCTGTCGGACATCACCGCCAACGTCGACTTCCTGTTCCTGAAGGAGCCCGTCGCGGACGAGGCGTCCTGGCAGAAGGCCATGAAGGAGGGCTCCGACGCCCTGCTGCGCACGGCCCGCGCCAAGCTCGCCGACGCCGACTGGAGCAGCCCCGAGTCGCTCAAGGGAGCCGTCCTCGCGGCGGGCGAGGAGCACGGCCTCAAGCTCGGCAAGGCCCAGGCCCCGGTCCGGGTGGCCGTCACCGGCCGTACGGTCGGCCTGCCGCTCTTCGAGTCGCTGGAGGTCCTGGGCAAGGACCGTGCCCTGGCCCGGATCGACGCGGCACTGGTGAAGCTGGCGGGCTGA
- a CDS encoding fumarylacetoacetate hydrolase family protein, with the protein MRIARFSIDGNVAFGVVEGDSPPGSTDGLVLNIIKGIPFAEFETTGTRVPLNQVRLLPPVLPSKVIGIGRNYAEHAAELGNEVPATPVAFLKPSTSVIGDGDGIAYPSFSQEVHYEAELAVVIGRLCRDVPHERVKDVILGFTCANDVTARDIQRSDNQWSRAKGFDTSCPLGPWVETGIDLATAANLTLQCTVNGQQRQLGSTSDMVRSVEDLIVHVSEAMTLLPGDVILTGTPAGVGPLNVGDEVAVSIEGIGTLTNKVITRG; encoded by the coding sequence GTGCGCATCGCCAGATTCTCCATCGACGGCAATGTGGCCTTCGGCGTGGTCGAGGGCGACAGCCCGCCCGGCTCCACCGACGGTCTGGTCCTCAACATCATCAAGGGCATCCCGTTCGCGGAGTTCGAGACGACCGGCACCAGGGTCCCCCTGAACCAGGTCCGTCTGCTCCCCCCGGTCCTCCCCAGCAAGGTCATCGGCATCGGCCGCAACTACGCCGAGCACGCCGCGGAACTGGGCAACGAGGTCCCCGCCACCCCCGTCGCCTTCCTCAAGCCGAGCACCTCGGTGATCGGCGACGGCGACGGCATCGCGTACCCGTCCTTCTCGCAGGAGGTCCACTACGAGGCCGAACTGGCCGTGGTGATCGGACGCCTCTGCCGCGATGTCCCGCACGAGCGGGTCAAGGACGTGATCCTCGGTTTCACCTGCGCCAACGACGTCACCGCGCGTGACATCCAGCGCAGCGACAACCAGTGGTCGCGTGCGAAGGGCTTCGACACCTCGTGCCCGCTCGGCCCCTGGGTCGAGACCGGCATCGACCTGGCGACCGCGGCGAACCTGACCCTCCAGTGCACGGTCAACGGACAGCAGCGCCAGCTCGGCAGCACCAGCGACATGGTCAGGTCGGTCGAGGACCTGATCGTCCATGTCTCCGAGGCCATGACGCTCCTCCCCGGGGACGTCATCCTCACGGGCACCCCCGCCGGGGTCGGCCCCCTGAACGTCGGCGACGAGGTCGCCGTCTCCATCGAAGGCATCGGCACTCTCACCAACAAGGTGATCACGCGTGGTTAA
- a CDS encoding sensor histidine kinase: MQGRFKRDGSGPAEPEPRGGTDRGSSPQHAQNPGPVSMIGSADSARQSAPGGPGPGPGPAGGPPPAPKAKSKGKGPHNTGSRVALRNWRISTRLVSLLALPVVAATSLGALRINQSMDDIQQLDNMKLLTDLTKQATQLAAALQDERDSSAGPLAHGGKASDFDVKGPRDKTDRARQAFLEGTKPIDDVGGREGLEGINSSVRQIASQLRGLSDARAAAYTDRNSSSQTVDAYSMLIEELLALSQDMAQATSNPEMVQRTRALAAFSSAKEYASVQRAVIAAALPANNKDKGSLSELDRRYAANAFSKEDAELTGFKTIYEGDAKELLKPIDDGNSNIKESMAYADRVLESPGAMENSKKRSYKDWLDASTTKINAMTNIERTLLGEMEDKARELRDESEQGAIISGAVILLVLGVSLVGAFIVARSMIRSLRRLQDTATKVAQDRLPELVKQLSESDPQDVDTSVESVGVHSRDEIGQVAAAFDDVHREAVRLAAEQALLRGNVNAMFTNLSRRSQGLIQRQLSLISELESREADPDQLSSLFKLDHLATRMRRNGENLLVLAGEEPGRRWTRPVPLVDVLRAAASEVEQYERIELSSVPGTEVAGRVVNDLVHLLAELLENATSFSSPQTKVKVTGHALPDGRVLIEIHDTGIGLSPEDLAAINERLASPPTVDVSVSRRMGLFVVGRLSQRHGIRIQLRPSDSGGTTALVMLPVDVAQGNKKPPVGKPGTPGIPGGPAAAQASAGAAAARRGPGPSVGNGPGTPGYLGPGPQGGPRAALPGRDGAPQVPGGRPAPAGAGAFGQGPAGPQGLQSTGSGLPGRPGGQGGQPGQQGPGYGPNQGQRPGQGQHQGLPYADRGQGVPGQGGPGAFDGAPGFGNGPRQDGFPDDPSGGRQGAPRRGDGFDGFGARPPGAERQDGRPGGPGQGQDPSRQRGRRPQLPARGAPRAELPGGGDAQRAPSWSDGTAQPPVPRAPQDSPRGHEEHDSTTQFPRFDEYSAAPPVDTSAFPPVDDRQQAGATSEFTRPDYDAPPPQDFGSPSPDPGVTRSGEGEDGPYVRSDVFGAPAGQDPSDTGQFPVPQVTGYDDRGQGGPGGYGQDPSDTGQFERPAPEYGRPPAQQGHGPEAPRQNRPTEPEALPPAGPGDGRTPLFDTLETDWFRGQRAERPESDGTLGEQAVPQGQPEQSGHPGQGPRPSLPARSADTPTGDQNSARPGPGQGPGQGGTGSWRTSPNDELVRQAERVRQPTAGGITTSGLPRRVPRANLVAGTAQQQQHQTGPQVSRAPDDVRGRLTNLRRGIQQGRQANTGQSTGNHPRPTHQQEH, translated from the coding sequence GTGCAGGGACGTTTCAAGAGGGATGGCAGCGGTCCGGCGGAGCCGGAGCCGCGCGGCGGGACCGACCGTGGCTCCTCGCCCCAGCACGCCCAGAACCCAGGACCCGTGTCCATGATCGGCAGCGCGGACTCCGCCCGCCAGTCCGCGCCCGGCGGCCCCGGCCCCGGCCCCGGCCCCGCGGGCGGCCCGCCCCCGGCCCCCAAGGCGAAGTCCAAGGGCAAGGGCCCCCACAACACCGGCTCCCGTGTCGCGCTGCGCAACTGGCGCATCTCCACCCGGCTCGTCTCGCTGCTCGCCCTCCCCGTGGTCGCCGCGACCTCGCTGGGCGCCCTGCGGATCAACCAGTCGATGGACGACATCCAGCAGCTCGACAACATGAAGCTGCTGACGGACCTGACCAAGCAGGCCACCCAGCTCGCCGCCGCGCTCCAGGACGAGCGTGACAGCTCCGCCGGTCCCCTCGCGCACGGCGGCAAGGCCTCCGACTTCGACGTCAAGGGCCCCCGGGACAAAACCGACCGGGCCCGTCAGGCCTTCCTCGAAGGCACCAAGCCGATCGACGACGTCGGCGGGCGGGAGGGCCTGGAGGGGATCAACTCCTCGGTCCGCCAGATCGCCAGCCAGCTCCGCGGCCTCAGCGACGCCCGCGCGGCGGCGTACACGGACCGCAACTCGTCCTCGCAGACCGTCGACGCCTACAGCATGCTCATCGAGGAGCTGCTGGCCCTCTCGCAGGACATGGCGCAGGCGACCAGCAACCCGGAGATGGTCCAGCGCACCCGCGCCCTGGCGGCGTTCTCGTCCGCCAAGGAGTACGCGTCGGTGCAGCGCGCGGTCATCGCCGCGGCCCTCCCCGCGAACAACAAGGACAAGGGCAGTCTCTCCGAGCTGGACCGGCGCTACGCGGCGAACGCGTTCAGCAAGGAGGACGCGGAGCTCACCGGCTTCAAGACGATCTACGAGGGCGACGCCAAGGAACTCCTCAAGCCGATCGACGACGGCAACTCCAACATCAAGGAGTCGATGGCCTACGCCGATCGGGTCCTGGAGTCGCCCGGCGCCATGGAGAACAGCAAGAAGCGCTCGTACAAGGACTGGCTCGACGCCAGTACCACCAAGATCAACGCGATGACCAACATCGAGCGGACCCTGCTCGGCGAGATGGAGGACAAGGCCCGCGAGCTGCGCGACGAGTCGGAGCAGGGCGCGATCATCAGCGGTGCCGTGATCCTGCTCGTGCTCGGTGTCTCGCTGGTCGGCGCGTTCATCGTGGCGCGCTCCATGATCCGCTCGCTGCGGCGGCTCCAGGACACCGCGACGAAGGTCGCCCAGGACCGGCTGCCCGAGCTGGTCAAGCAGCTGTCCGAGTCGGACCCGCAGGACGTCGACACCTCCGTCGAGTCGGTCGGTGTGCACTCCCGGGACGAGATCGGCCAGGTGGCCGCGGCCTTCGACGACGTGCACCGCGAGGCGGTCCGGCTGGCCGCCGAGCAGGCCCTGCTGCGGGGCAACGTCAACGCGATGTTCACCAACCTGTCGCGCCGTTCCCAGGGCCTCATCCAGCGTCAGCTCTCGCTCATCTCCGAGCTGGAGTCCCGCGAGGCCGACCCCGACCAGCTGTCGTCGCTGTTCAAGCTCGACCACCTCGCGACCCGTATGCGCCGTAACGGCGAGAACCTCCTGGTCCTCGCCGGTGAGGAGCCCGGCCGCCGCTGGACCCGGCCGGTGCCGCTGGTCGACGTGCTGCGTGCCGCCGCGTCCGAGGTGGAGCAGTACGAGCGGATCGAGCTGTCCTCGGTGCCCGGCACCGAGGTCGCCGGCCGGGTCGTCAACGACCTCGTCCACCTGCTCGCCGAGCTGCTGGAGAACGCCACGTCGTTCTCCTCCCCGCAGACCAAGGTCAAGGTCACCGGGCACGCGCTGCCCGACGGCCGGGTGCTGATCGAGATCCACGACACCGGTATCGGTCTGTCGCCGGAGGACCTCGCGGCGATCAACGAGCGGCTGGCGTCGCCGCCCACCGTGGATGTCTCCGTCTCCCGCCGCATGGGTCTGTTCGTGGTCGGCCGGCTGTCCCAGCGGCACGGCATCCGGATCCAGCTGCGGCCCTCGGACTCCGGTGGCACCACCGCGCTCGTCATGCTTCCCGTGGACGTCGCCCAGGGCAACAAGAAGCCCCCGGTCGGCAAGCCCGGCACGCCCGGTATCCCCGGTGGCCCGGCCGCCGCGCAGGCCTCGGCCGGCGCGGCCGCCGCCCGCCGCGGCCCCGGCCCGTCGGTCGGCAACGGCCCCGGCACCCCCGGGTACCTCGGCCCCGGTCCGCAGGGCGGTCCCCGGGCCGCGCTGCCCGGCCGGGACGGTGCTCCGCAGGTCCCCGGCGGCCGTCCGGCCCCCGCGGGAGCGGGCGCCTTCGGCCAGGGCCCGGCGGGACCGCAGGGACTCCAGAGCACCGGAAGCGGCCTGCCCGGCCGTCCCGGCGGCCAGGGTGGCCAGCCGGGCCAGCAGGGCCCGGGGTACGGACCGAACCAGGGCCAGCGCCCCGGCCAGGGCCAGCACCAGGGGCTGCCGTACGCGGACCGCGGTCAGGGTGTTCCGGGGCAGGGCGGACCCGGGGCCTTCGACGGGGCGCCGGGCTTCGGCAACGGCCCCCGGCAGGACGGTTTCCCGGACGACCCGTCCGGCGGACGCCAGGGCGCTCCCCGGCGCGGCGACGGCTTCGACGGATTCGGTGCCCGGCCCCCGGGCGCCGAGCGTCAGGACGGCCGTCCCGGCGGTCCGGGCCAGGGCCAGGACCCCTCCCGGCAGCGCGGTCGCAGGCCGCAGCTCCCCGCGCGCGGCGCGCCGCGCGCCGAGCTGCCCGGCGGCGGCGACGCCCAGCGGGCGCCGAGCTGGAGCGACGGGACCGCGCAGCCGCCGGTGCCGCGTGCCCCGCAGGACTCCCCCCGGGGTCATGAGGAGCACGACTCCACCACGCAGTTCCCGCGCTTCGACGAGTACTCCGCCGCGCCGCCCGTCGACACCTCGGCGTTCCCGCCGGTCGACGACCGGCAGCAGGCGGGCGCGACCTCGGAGTTCACGCGTCCCGACTACGACGCGCCGCCTCCGCAGGACTTCGGTTCCCCGAGTCCGGACCCGGGTGTCACCCGCTCCGGCGAGGGGGAGGACGGGCCGTACGTCCGCTCGGACGTCTTCGGCGCGCCGGCGGGCCAGGACCCGTCGGACACCGGGCAGTTCCCGGTGCCCCAGGTGACCGGCTACGACGACCGCGGGCAGGGCGGGCCCGGCGGTTACGGTCAGGACCCGTCGGACACCGGGCAGTTCGAACGTCCGGCGCCGGAGTACGGCAGGCCGCCGGCGCAGCAGGGCCACGGCCCCGAGGCGCCGCGGCAGAACCGGCCCACCGAGCCGGAGGCGCTGCCTCCGGCGGGCCCCGGGGACGGCCGTACCCCGCTGTTCGACACGCTGGAGACGGACTGGTTCCGTGGCCAGCGGGCGGAGCGGCCGGAATCGGACGGTACCCTCGGTGAGCAGGCGGTTCCGCAGGGACAGCCCGAACAGTCCGGACATCCGGGGCAGGGCCCGCGGCCCTCGCTGCCGGCCCGGTCCGCGGACACCCCCACCGGCGATCAGAACAGCGCCCGTCCCGGCCCCGGCCAGGGTCCGGGGCAGGGTGGTACGGGTTCCTGGCGGACGTCACCCAATGACGAGCTCGTCCGGCAGGCCGAACGGGTGCGCCAGCCCACCGCGGGTGGTATCACCACCTCCGGGCTGCCGCGCCGGGTGCCGCGCGCGAACCTCGTGGCGGGCACGGCTCAGCAACAGCAGCACCAGACCGGTCCGCAGGTGTCGCGTGCGCCTGACGACGTACGCGGACGGCTGACCAATCTCCGTAGGGGCATCCAGCAGGGGCGGCAGGCCAACACCGGCCAGTCGACCGGCAACCACCCCCGCCCCACTCACCAGCAGGAGCACTAA